In Castor canadensis chromosome 11, mCasCan1.hap1v2, whole genome shotgun sequence, a single genomic region encodes these proteins:
- the Adipor1 gene encoding adiponectin receptor protein 1, giving the protein MSSHKGSVVPQGNGAPTSNREPDTVELAELGPLLEEKGKRVTANPTKTEEEQTCPVPQEEEEEVRVLTLPLQAHHAMEKMEEFVYKVWEGRWRVIPYDVLPDWLKDNDYLLHGHRPPMPSFRACFKSIFRIHTETGNIWTHLLGFVLFLFLGILTMLRPNMYFMAPLQEKVVFGMFFLGAVLCLSFSWLFHTVYCHSEKVSRTFSKLDYSGIALLIMGSFVPWLYYSFYCSPQPRLIYLSIVCVLGISAIIVAQWDRFATPKHRQTRAGVFLGLGLSGVVPTMHFTIAEGFVKATTVGQMGWFFLMAVMYITGAGLYAARIPERFFPGKFDIWFQSHQIFHVLVVAAAFVHFYGVSNLQEFRYGLEGGCTDDSLL; this is encoded by the exons ATGTCTTCCCACAAAGGATCTGTGGTGCCACAGGGCAATGGGGCTCCCACCAGTAACAGGGAGCCTGACACGGTGGAACTGGCTGAGCTGGGACCCCTGCTGGAAGAGAAGGGCAAGCGGGTAACTGCCAATCCAACCAAA actgAAGAAGAGCAAACATGCCCAGTGCctcaggaagaagaggaggaggtgcGGGTACTGACGCTTCCCCTACAGGCCCACCATGCCATGGAGAAGATGGAGGAGTTTGTGTATAAG GTCTGGGAGGGACGTTGGAGGGTCATCCCCTATGATGTGCTTCCTGACTGGCTGAAAGACAATGACTACCTGCTACATGGCCATAGACCACCGATGCCCTCCTTTCGGGCTTGCTTCAAGAGCATCTTCCGCATCCACACAGAAACTGGCAACATCTGGACCCATTTACTTG GTTTTGTGCTGTTTCTCTTCTTGGGAATCCTGACCATGCTCAGACCTAATATGTACTTCATGGCTCCTCTACAAGAGAAGGTGGTTTTTGGAATGTTCTTTTTGGGTGCAGTgctctgcctcagcttctcctGGCTCTTCCACACGGTCTATTGTCATTCAGAGAAAGTCTCTCGGACTTTTTCCAA actggaTTATTCAGGGATTGCTCTACTGATTATGGGGAGCTTTGTCCCCTGGCTGTATTACTCCTTCTACTGCTCCCCACAGCCTCGGCTCATCTACCTCTCCATCGTCTGTGTCCTGGGCATTTCTGCCATCATTGTGGCACAGTGGGATCGGTTTGCCACTCCTAAGCACCGGCAGACAAGAGCAG GAGTGTTCCTGGGACTCGGCTTGAGTGGGGTCGTGCCCACTATGCACTTCACTATCGCCGAGGGCTTTGTCAAGGCCACCACAGTGGGCCAGATGGGCtggttcttcctcatggctgtgATGTACATCACTGGAGCCGGCCTTTATGCTGCTCGGATTCCTGAGCGCTTCTTTCCTGGAAAATTTGACATATGG TTCCAGTCTCATCAGATATTCCACGTCCTGGTGGTGGCAGCAGCTTTTGTCCACTTCTATGGGGTCTCCAACCTTCAGGAATTCCGTTATGGCCTAGAAGGTGGCTGTACTGATGACTCCCTTCTCTGA